tctgaagccgacacattagtccaaaaaataatcagagcagggtattattggatcgatatgggcaaagatacgaaggaatttgttcgtaaatgtgataaatatcAATGGTTCACGccaatgatccaccagcccggagaacaactccactcggtcctatccctgtggcctttcatgaaatgaggaatggatatcctcggccctctgccatcgaccccaggtaaagctaaattcattttgtttatgactgactatttttctaaatgggttgaagcgcaggcgttcgagaaaataagagagaaagaagttatagactttatttgggatcatatcatatgccggttcgggatacccgccgaaatagtatgtgacaatggaaagcaattcattggcggcaaagtaacaagattcctcgaagaccacaagataaaaaggatattgtcgacgccgtaccaccccagtgggaacgggcaggccgaatcaacgaataaaactgtcattcaaaacttaaagaagaggttgaacgatgctaaagggagatggagagaaatcctgcccgaagtcctttgggcatatcggacaacatcaaaatccagtacgggggcgaccccgttctccttagtagaTAGATCCGAAGcattaataccagtcgaggttggtgaacccagtgctaGATTTCGATtctcgatggaagaatcaaataacgagactatgaacacaagcctcgaactatcgaacgaaaggcgagaaactgccctcgtccgaatggccgcccaaaagcaacgaatcgaaaggtattataaccgaagaaccaagctccgccatttcaagcctggggacttagtgttaagaaaaattaccatcaatacctggaatccgaatgaagggaagctaggaccgaattgggaaggaccatatcaggtactcaaggacatcggaaagggatcgtacaggatcggcgttataaatggcaaacagttatcaagcaactggaatgtatcacatctgaaacagtactactgttaaggtacaacctttccatattcatttacatctcgaaactgacccctgcagaagttcgAACAGGGGACGGATCTCTCAtcagaaagcacgcgttgcactcttttttccttaagaccgatttttatcccaaatgggtttttcggcaaggtttttaatgaggcaaccactggTCGTGCAACACTTATGATAATATCCGAGGCCTCGTAAGAGAGTTACTTCACAGCAACAGGGTCCCGATAGGAAAACTGTAAAGAGCCAAATGATCGAAGCGAGCCATGCTCGTATATGCTGGCCCGAACCCAGACGTGTAATAACATGTGAAGAATTAAGATATAATGCGACCATTAAGCCCACGGGctatatattttttatctcaagttcgagcaaaaactGTTTCGAccaaataagcctacgggctatttctcattttgagttcgagcaaacactcactcgaccaaatagcctacgggctgcattaattcgagttcgaatcattcattcgaccaagcctacgggctattctttaattcgagttcgagcaaatactcactcgaccaaatagcctatgggttgcattaattcgagttcgaatcattcactcaatcaagcctacaggctattttttatctcgagttcgagcaaaaactcactcgaccaaatagcctacgggctgcattaattcgagttcgaatcattcactcgatcaagcctatgggctattctttaatttgagttcgagcaaacacacactcgaTTAAATAGCCTACGGgttgcattaattcgagttcgaatcattcactcgatcaagcctacgggctattctttaattcgagttcgagcaaacactcactcgaccaaatatcctacgggctgcattaattcgagttcgaatcattcactcgatcaagcctacgggctatttttttaatctcgagttcgaacaaaaactcactcgaccaaatagcctacggactgcattaattcgagttcgaatcattcactcgaccaagcctacgggctacattaattcgagcacaagcaaacactcgctcaaccactacgcccacgggctatattCTCTTCAAAATCGAATCGTTGACAATTAAATCAAGCACAATCAGACACTCGCTCGGTTGAAGAGACTGCGAGGTTCGAGTTTGATTAATTGGTTTAAAACATTATGAAAATATTCATGAGGCAAATCACAGCAACCCAGGAAACAGAATcaaaagcaagtcggcaaaatAAGAGGCCTATACACAAAATTTATTTATATGGGTGGctacagcaaaaaaaaaaattaaacgggAGCGGTCTTTTCTTTATcagattcccccccccccccccgttctcggatccACTTTTGCTCCcatcgtcgtcatcatcatcatcggaaaccaGAGCTTCGGCATCAGCCTcgagttcttttgccctttttatctcttccgtgagatcgaagccacgagcatgaatctcctcgagggtttctctcctggatcggtacttagcaagttcggcaacccaatgcgCCCGACCATCGGCggattcggctgcctctcttgcctgaacttgggcagcttcagcatcagcccgatagacggccacgagcgcatccgcataagtctttgccttttcggcatcggattcggccttggcgagtactgaggccaaccgagcctcaagctcctcgatTTTCTTTGCTTGAACTAGGTTTTTCTCCTTCactttctgaagttgggtttcagacgacgataactgggctcgagcggtctctttttctgcagcaaagcggtccataccttctttccaccgcaaggattccatccttatcacatcgacctcctcacgcagCCTCcctatcatctcgattttttgctgcagctgtgagaccgaaatgttagatACCGTTCCGGTATCGAACCCATaggttttcaaaagcatcattacctgctcagacaaatcattctggtctcgataagccttggacaGCTCGGCCCGGagatcttttatttcctcctctctctgtcctaaggaaagtttgagagagttccTCTCATCAATAGCGCGTTTCAGGTCggccgcgtatcgatgcagctcattctgggaacGAGAACATTATTCTCGATGGACTGCCGCAGCCTACGAAGAAACAAGGAGCGAAGTTAACGAGAGACGAACATAAAGGCAATACAAACAAAAAGGTTTTCAAAAGACTCACTTGGTCCAAAGCTTGCCGCaaaccgtgaaaaagatctgattcatcaccggcaccggcaacgtcctcgataccagtaaacaggtcacgaaacggatcctcttcatcgtgaggcctatCTAGATTAAGGGcccccagagcttgagcttcccgaatcacccctgcggaaaaagcgggaaagAGAGGCGAGTCCTCGATCGTTGCTGCCTCAAGTGAATCGCTCGGAGCATTCACCTCAGCTCGAAGGGGTTCGAAGGGCTCCCTAATTGTAACCCCTGCGGGTTGATTCCGATGAGAGGTGTCTTTGACATCCGATAGTTCAGGGACTCTGCCGGAAGCACTCTCCGGTATATTTTCAGTTCGAGACGGAGCCCCATAGGGCATCATTGATCCAGCCGGCATTGAAGCATCGGTGGCTCTCTTCGTCCGGACCGCCAGCGTGGaatcattatattattattattattgttattattattcttcatcccttaggcgcaaaacggattctacggtcaaaggaatgacattcttgtttggtttacgagccgtcctcttcttcgattttggatATTCGGACAACGAagctcttttctttttattttccttcacaggCTTTGGAACGAAGGTCGAGACATCCTCCTCATTAGACAGAGGTCTCAAGACCGCAtccttacccaaacctgcatatgggaaaccttatcAAAAATATATCGAGAAGTGCCTTGTCAGAttccgagaaatgagcttaccgtggTTTTTGGCCTCCCGCCGACCCttagacaaatcacgccatgagcgatCGGCGTATGTGGAAGTCGAAACCAGAGcccgtacccaattcttgaggtcgagaaccgctccgggcatccagggaactgcTACATCACGAAAAGGGGAGTGTCGATaagagaacaaatgaaagaacaaaatagaaacaACAGCaaaatcacacttacgtttcaaattccactcctcgggaaagggcatcttttcggtCGGGATCAGGtacgaagtccttactcgaacgaacctgctcatccaaccccggtccctgtcctcgtcaatactcaaGAATAAAGCCTgggtagcccgacgctggagttttattaaccctccccgaAAAAGTCGGGGACGGTATAGCCGAATAAGATGAtcaagggtgaacgacatccgctcgattttgctcacgaaatatcggatcagaataacgatccgctataaagaaggatggacctggcctaaggttacctgatactatcgacagaagtcgataacgacggaatcgaggggacccaaagtgaaaggataggtatatacgttcaaaaaccctttcacttGAGAAGTAATgtcttcgtcaggggtaggtattatcacttcttttttcccccaattgcagtccttctttaacagatcgaggtgcttctcagtaatcgaacacatgtacctcgataccggctcacaccggccagggaccgatgaacctttatcaactttaaaatctgaagtaaggacgcaTGCCCCGGGGACACACTCCTCTGGCCGTGGTTCCACCGGTGTCTCATCGGTGACACACTGTGAAGTTGAAgatttctctttctgaggaactgTTTGctatgttttcgccatttttgaattcaaaaataaggAGCAGAAGGAGGtgatagagatttggtagaattgagggATCCTTTCGGAAAGAAATCATAGCTTTTTTGTAAGAAGAGattgagaaattttagaagattaAAGATGTAAAATTGGTAAAAGATGAAGGTGAGAGTGATTTATAGGTTCAAAGCGACGGcggttcattatcagcagtggccgaccaccgcgtGATATGCATTAAATGTCTTGGAAAACTAAACCGACAGGACAGCTATCATGTGCGTCATGATCGAACCTGATGGAATCAACAgaatataatccgatcgagctgtcgaaaatcatatcgtttctcgccgtATTTATttctgagaaatgaggggactatctgtatacggtcgaaatgaaTTTGGTAtgtccggtacggttcgaagggtAATATATCGAattaagatcccgaagggggggACACGAACTAATCTAGAGCCTGGGAAGGCCTGtccgtgttgagatcgatatcataatcaaactcgaacaagaatcgaaccatggcgcaggtagatctatcgtgcagataatccaaaaaccaacctacatcgaccaggaatccgttcgagggctcgaaccgggatcgagctcgagtcaagatcacaagttcgagccgaaatcaagatcgaaccaaaatcgagggttctaagcaagatcgggctcgcagacaaaagccgttgtaatcccactagagggaatcttggcagaaattatggaaaagctgatttatcatgggtttcccactgaatgtttattttattatgcttggagtCAAACCCCTTCACTATAAAAAGACTTGTTTATAATTTTTGTAGGGGATCTATTGGAGGACTTACACTATCACAAATTATATTATCCCTCTACAAGCAAGAGTGATCttctagtttcttagattgattctatttttgttaaatcctaaATTTCACTGCTCATAATTGATTGGCCTAGATCACGTTTTTCTCCAAtctatattcatacttttatttatcctaacattctgtattaagttgtaccacgtatcttcggaactgcgcataaattcaactctatcccttTTTTGACTAAACACAATTATTTATCGGCAATTACAGTTGCCACTAAAGCGCCTACAAAATTTCGTATATAACACATTTTACGGCATTTATTATTACCGCTAAAGACAAATTCAATTGATGGTACAAGAAACACCATCTAGCGACAATTGTGATTGTCACTAAACTATCCATGCATTCATCTTCTTTTACATAATTAAGGACTTTTGTTATGACCAGTATAAAATTATCTTACTACCATATAGAAAGACATTTTAACAACTTTTCTTATTGCAAttaaaagtaaataataataatccaTTTCAAAATGCATAATACACTTCATTAAATCCACATCAAACAAGAATAATTACTAATTCACAAGTTCAAAATGTCGACAATATGATAAAGAAGCGAGATAACATGGAACCTTCAAAAGTAGGAGAAGATACTCCTCGtctgacgatcaacatgattttcgggggaACGATATTAATGATGTAGCCTTTTCGACAACGAATGATGTAGTTACAGATAAATCttttaattattttctatgaAATTAAAGATATTAAGAATAATGTAGTTACAGATACTTTACCTTTAGTTTGATACATTTTTTTAGATTTAGAGTAAGAGGTAATCCTTGAGTTAACAATAAACTTAAGCATCTTCGTCCAAAAAAATTATTATTGCCAATTGCGGAAAAATTATTTTAGCCTAATTACGGAGTTAGTCTTTCCACCTATGCCAATTCATTTATCGATTCGCATAGCCGTACCATCTTCGAACAAATAGAGGAGGTTGTGGCTAGTTGATATCAGCGTAAAAATAATGAGAACATCTTAAATCCTTTAAACATTGAAAATGGAATTGATTTTCATTAGCAGAATAGTTATAAAGAATTCATATATAATTGATCCATATCCCTCTCTAGTTTTATGCGATTTAAAGTTTGTGAAAGGATATGGAGTCACatttgtatttatgcttttattattatttatgctAGACCTGTTAAATGGGTCGAGCCGGACCTAAACCCGTTCACTCTTGGCCCGTGGGTCCTTAACCGGGCTGGTCTGGTTCATTTTCTTATAGGGGCGGTCCGAATTTGACCCATTAATCAAAATATGTTGATCCGATCCAGACCCATAACCCTTTAACCCGGGCCCTAATGGGCTGAATccaatttaattaaaaaaaaggtTAAAAACTAATAAATGTTACAAATTTCAAACTTTATACATATATACAAACTTGAAATTACTACATGTCCTTGAAGCCAATTAgaataaaaatgaaagaaaaaccaTACTTTATTAACATTAAAAATTGAGAAACATATGGAATTCGACTATTTCTATAACTAGTAGTCTAAAATATATGTAATTCGATTATTTCGACAAGACGCCTCATAGTGCCTGGTACTATATTCTTTCTTCAATGTTTGGATTCAATTTCTTACCACTTGTCTAAATATATATGAGCTGGTCCGGGCCGGTTGACCCGTGGGTCAGCTACCGGTTCGGGACCGAAGACCCCTTAAATTAATGGGTTGGTCCGATTAGGGTTTTGTGGGTCATGGCCGGTTAAAGGGTCAATTTTAAGAGGTTATGTGGGCCGGTTTGCGAGTCGACCCGGCCCATTTGAAAGGTCTAGTTTATGCCTGTGTGTAGTCAACTAGGCATATTACTTGAATTCGTTTTAGCAATGCTATTCTTGTATCGAGCATTGTGAAAAACTCAAGGAAACAGCACTTCATATGCGCTCTCTTAACATTTCAGATtaagtttcaaatattttgtTCATTTTTGGTGCAACAAAATGTATTTTTGAGATTTAACTTTTTTATGGTCAATTTCTCTTCTTACAAAAGTTTCCAGATAAGGCAAGACAATGTACTGCTGGAATTGAGCGGAAGATGTTATAATAAACACAGATAAGTATCGAAATATTTAACTTGATTTGGAGGGGTGCACCGGGCCCAAGCAACAATGCAACGCATGAGCGACGCACGAAAGCCCAAATAGCAAGCTACCTTAGTGAACTTTTCCCTTAAAAAATTAAGTTAATAACGTATGGATCAATGATCCACATATCAGATATTAAACTGATAAGAACAGATACTACACTTGATCTTACCCAAAAGGCCGAGAAAGGTATGCTTCAAAATGTAAACGGGCTTCACCCTTTATAGCTCCTCTC
This region of Nicotiana tomentosiformis chromosome 4, ASM39032v3, whole genome shotgun sequence genomic DNA includes:
- the LOC138910498 gene encoding MAR-binding filament-like protein 1-1, which translates into the protein MPAGSMMPYGAPSRTENIPESASGRVPELSDVKDTSHRNQPAGVTIREPFEPLRAEVNAPSDSLEAATIEDSPLFPAFSAGVIREAQALGALNLDRPHDEEDPFRDLFTGIEDVAGAGDESDLFHGLRQALDQNELHRYAADLKRAIDERNSLKLSLGQREEEIKDLRAELSKAYRDQNDLSEQVMMLLKTYGFDTGTVSNISVSQLQQKIEMIGRLREEVDVIRMESLRWKEGMDRFAAEKETARAQLSSSETQLQKVKEKNLVQAKKIEELEARLASVLAKAESDAEKAKTYADALVAVYRADAEAAQVQAREAAESADGRAHWVAELAKYRSRRETLEEIHARGFDLTEEIKRAKELEADAEALVSDDDDDDDGSKSLLFCRLAFDSVSWVAVICLMNIFIMF